The nucleotide sequence CGAGAAATCGCGCGACCACGTGCAGGTCTCCAAGCGCAATCTCGACAAATACCTCGGTGTGCCCAAGTACCGCTACGGCCGCGCGGAGGAGCACGACAGCGTCGGTCAGGTCACCGGGCTGGCCTGGACCGAGGTCGGCGGCGAACTGCTGACCATCGAGTCGGCGGCGGTGCCCGGCAAGGGCAAGGCCACGCATACCGGATCGCTCGGCGATGTGATGCAGGAGTCGATCCAGGCCGCGCTCACGGTGATCCGCTCGCGCGCGGGAACGCTCGGAATCGAGCGCGATTTCATGCAAAAGGCGGATCTTCACGTGCATGTGCCCGAGGGCGCCACGCCCAAGGATGGCCCCTCGGCGGGGATCGGGATGTGCACCGCGATGATCTCCGCGCTGGCCCGGATTCCCGTGCGTGCGGACGTCGCCATGACCGGCGAAATCACGCTGCGCGGCGATGTATTGCCGATCGGCGGGCTCAAGGAGAAGCTGCTTGCGGCGCATCGCGGTGGGATCAAGATCGTGGTCATTCCGCACGAAAACACGAAGGATCTCGCCGAGATCCCTGCCAACATCAAGAACCGTCTGGACATCCGGCCGGTTCGCACGATCGATGAAGTGCTGGAAATCGCGCTTACGCGTCAGCCGCAGCCACTGGCTGCCGACGAGGCGCCAGCGGAGGGCCAGCGCAAGTCGGATGGGGGCGAAGTGCGCCCGCATTGAACCAGGCCGTATACTCGCGCCCCGATTCCCGCGCTAAGCCTTTATTGACGCTGGAATCGGGGCCTTGGTATAAAGCCCGCTTGCGGTCGGGCAGCGCCGCGGCAGTGGCCATGCCCGAAGCACTTGCAGTGAACGCGCGGCTGGGCCAGCGTGAACGGCGGGTTCGATGGATGGACCGGTCGAAACTCTCTCACTCCTTAAGGGGATGCTTAGTTATGAATAAAACTGAACTCGTCGATGCCGTCGCCGCGGACGCGGATCTTTCCAAGGCCGATGCTTCGCGCGCCGTCGACGCCATGATCGACTCGGTCACCGACGCTCTGAAAAAGGGCGACAAGGTGTCGCTGGTGGGCTTTGGTGTGTTTTCCGTGCGCGAGCGTGCCGCTCG is from Salinisphaera sp. LB1 and encodes:
- a CDS encoding HU family DNA-binding protein produces the protein MNKTELVDAVAADADLSKADASRAVDAMIDSVTDALKKGDKVSLVGFGVFSVRERAARQGRNPKTGQSIQIPAGKTPGFKAGKALKDAVN